One Candidatus Methanomethylicota archaeon genomic window carries:
- a CDS encoding RuvB-like domain-containing protein — MSGEIIVKEVEKKIERGLSLHNHITGLGLDEKLRAIHIADGLVGQEEAREASGIMVELIKKGKRAGHGLLLIGPPGTGKTAIAVGMARELGRDVPFVSISGSEIYGTIIKKTEFLTQAMRRAIGLRLIEQREVYEGEVTSLEIEKAPHPYNPYVQVALGALLTLKTKKEEKTIEVSDRIANQLLRLNIRIGDVIEIDAETGRINKIGRSREIESKWKGEYRVGRLVERPDGPVFKTKKISHTLSLHDIDMANIRVGRALLFREEEITDEVRMKVDEEVEKLIKEKKAQLVPGILFIDEAHMLDIEAFSFLNRALEQEFAPLLVLATNRAITKIRGTDVLAPHGIPIDMLDRLLIAKTKLPSREDIMKILEIKAINDGIELDKTALEFLTEIGVKHTLRYAAQLLQPSKIIAEIMNSNIVKIEHIERAKNVFMDVRDSMKYLEEELSKDPIFSQFLK, encoded by the coding sequence ATGAGTGGAGAAATTATAGTTAAAGAGGTAGAGAAAAAAATAGAAAGAGGCCTAAGTCTTCACAATCATATAACTGGATTAGGACTTGATGAAAAATTAAGAGCAATTCATATAGCAGATGGTTTAGTTGGTCAAGAAGAAGCAAGAGAAGCTTCAGGAATTATGGTAGAACTCATTAAAAAAGGAAAAAGAGCAGGGCATGGATTATTACTTATTGGCCCACCTGGGACTGGAAAAACTGCAATTGCTGTAGGTATGGCTAGAGAACTTGGTAGAGATGTACCATTTGTTTCAATATCAGGAAGTGAAATTTATGGAACAATAATAAAGAAAACTGAATTTTTAACACAAGCAATGAGAAGGGCTATTGGACTTAGATTAATAGAACAAAGAGAAGTTTATGAAGGTGAAGTAACTTCATTAGAAATTGAAAAAGCACCCCATCCTTATAATCCCTATGTTCAAGTCGCACTTGGTGCATTATTAACATTAAAAACTAAAAAAGAAGAGAAAACCATAGAAGTTAGTGATAGAATTGCAAATCAATTATTAAGATTAAATATTAGAATTGGTGATGTTATAGAAATAGATGCTGAAACTGGAAGAATAAATAAAATTGGAAGAAGTAGAGAAATTGAAAGTAAATGGAAAGGAGAATATAGAGTAGGGAGGCTTGTAGAAAGACCTGATGGTCCAGTATTTAAAACAAAGAAAATTTCTCATACACTTTCACTTCATGATATTGATATGGCGAATATAAGAGTAGGAAGAGCATTATTATTTAGAGAAGAAGAAATAACTGATGAAGTAAGAATGAAAGTAGATGAAGAAGTAGAGAAATTAATTAAAGAAAAGAAGGCTCAATTAGTACCAGGAATATTATTCATAGATGAAGCACATATGCTTGATATAGAAGCCTTTTCTTTTTTAAATAGAGCATTAGAACAAGAATTTGCTCCACTTCTTGTTTTAGCAACTAATAGAGCTATAACAAAAATTAGAGGAACTGATGTATTAGCTCCTCATGGCATACCAATTGATATGCTTGATAGATTACTTATAGCAAAAACAAAACTTCCTTCAAGAGAAGATATTATGAAAATTTTAGAAATAAAAGCAATAAATGATGGTATTGAACTTGATAAAACAGCACTTGAATTTCTTACTGAAATTGGAGTAAAACATACATTAAGATATGCAGCACAACTTTTACAACCATCTAAAATAATAGCAGAAATAATGAATAGTAATATTGTTAAAATAGAGCATATTGAAAGAGCTAAGAATGTATTCATGGATGTAAGAGATTCAATGAAATATTTAGAAGAAGAATTAAGTAAAGATCCTATTTTCTCTCAATTTTTAAAATAA
- a CDS encoding DUF2116 family Zn-ribbon domain-containing protein, with protein sequence MSQLKEEKPYIYPHKHCIYCGRMIEVSSRNYCLKCKPEYQKEISKLQREKKFQKIMTYYLIAIFTILVIMIIYYSL encoded by the coding sequence GTGAGTCAATTAAAAGAAGAAAAACCTTACATTTATCCTCATAAACATTGCATATATTGTGGAAGAATGATAGAAGTTTCAAGTAGAAATTATTGTTTAAAATGTAAACCAGAATATCAAAAAGAAATATCTAAATTACAACGTGAGAAAAAATTTCAAAAAATAATGACTTATTACTTAATTGCTATTTTTACAATACTTGTTATAATGATTATTTATTACTCTCTTTAA
- a CDS encoding zinc metalloprotease HtpX, whose amino-acid sequence MFRLALMMLFLTLIFVGLGYVIGLMFGAPESVALFALILAGIMNFIAYFYSDKIVLSMTRAKIVNESEYPILHRIVSKLAISAGLPKPKVAIINSRIPNAFATGRNPKNSVVAVTKGLLEILNEDELEGVISHELSHIKNRDVLIQSIVATIAGAISYLALIGRYSIFFSDSRNRNTGILAFLLSLLAPFAALLVQMAISRSREYEADKSGAMISKKPLSLASALEKIERFVKSGAMLNINPSTSPLWIVNPFRGDSLLELFSTHPPTWKRIERLKAMAMGVG is encoded by the coding sequence ATGTTTAGACTTGCTCTTATGATGTTATTCTTAACATTAATATTTGTAGGTTTAGGATATGTAATAGGATTAATGTTTGGTGCTCCTGAATCTGTAGCATTATTTGCATTAATATTAGCTGGAATAATGAATTTTATAGCTTATTTCTATAGTGATAAAATTGTACTTTCTATGACAAGAGCTAAAATTGTTAATGAATCTGAATATCCTATACTTCATAGAATTGTATCAAAATTAGCTATATCAGCTGGTTTACCTAAACCTAAAGTAGCAATAATAAATTCTCGTATTCCAAATGCTTTTGCTACAGGAAGAAATCCAAAGAATTCTGTAGTTGCTGTAACTAAAGGCTTATTAGAAATTTTAAATGAAGATGAACTTGAAGGTGTAATATCACATGAACTTTCTCATATAAAGAATAGAGATGTTTTAATTCAATCTATAGTTGCTACAATTGCTGGAGCTATAAGTTATTTAGCATTAATAGGAAGATATAGTATATTCTTTAGTGATAGTAGAAATAGAAATACTGGAATATTAGCATTTTTACTAAGTTTATTAGCACCATTTGCTGCTTTATTAGTACAAATGGCAATTTCTAGAAGTAGGGAATATGAAGCAGATAAAAGTGGTGCTATGATTTCTAAAAAACCTTTATCACTTGCAAGTGCTTTAGAAAAAATAGAAAGATTTGTTAAATCTGGAGCTATGCTTAATATAAATCCATCTACAAGTCCATTATGGATAGTGAATCCATTTAGAGGAGATTCTTTACTTGAATTATTTTCAACACATCCTCCTACTTGGAAGAGAATTGAAAGATTGAAAGCTATGGCTATGGGAGTAGGTTAA
- a CDS encoding ribosome biogenesis/translation initiation ATPase RLI, translating to MRVAVVDMDFCKPGKCNRECIKFCPIVRSGAEAIKFDEELKRPIISEQLCTGCGICIKKCPFNAINIVNLPDELEELCVHRYGPNSFKLYRLPIPKEGMILGLLGPNGAGKSTSLKILGGAIKPNLGFYDCPPDWRSILKYFRGSELYNYFKKLSEGKLKVVMKPQYIDEAPKNIIGSVGEILKRIDERGVLKEVCEKLSLNSIMDRDIHALSGGELQRVAIAAAALRDADVYIFDEPSSYLDIYQRLRMASLLRDLAKESKYVLVAEHDLAVLDYLSDYVCIYYGKPGVYGIVSKPHGVRVGINLYINGYIPDENIRFRPYEIKFNLSPIPREWKSEDLLLRWPSFKVNIENFELIAMPGLIHKGEVVGVVGPNGIGKTTFVKTIAGLIEPKEGYIEKFGINISYKPQYVFPNTDKTIKELINSELLNDQWFKEEILLPLEIEPLLERRVNTLSGGELQRVSVALCLSKDAKLFLLDEPTAHLDVEHRLAVARCIKRVVEKKRAAALVVEHDVVAIDLMADSIMVFTGNPGKIGYANPPTTLRKGMNQFLKEVDITFRRDPDTGRPRVNKKGSWLDRYQKEINEYYYIQIQEVENLNSGS from the coding sequence ATCCGGGTTGCAGTTGTCGATATGGACTTCTGCAAACCCGGAAAATGTAATAGAGAATGTATAAAATTTTGTCCAATAGTAAGAAGTGGAGCTGAGGCAATAAAATTTGATGAAGAATTAAAACGTCCAATAATATCTGAACAACTTTGTACTGGTTGTGGAATTTGTATTAAAAAATGTCCTTTTAATGCAATAAATATAGTAAATCTTCCAGATGAATTAGAAGAATTATGTGTTCATAGATATGGTCCAAATTCATTTAAGCTCTATAGATTACCAATTCCAAAAGAAGGAATGATTTTAGGATTATTAGGACCAAATGGTGCAGGAAAATCTACATCATTAAAAATACTTGGAGGTGCTATAAAACCAAATCTTGGTTTTTATGATTGTCCTCCAGATTGGCGATCTATATTAAAATATTTTAGAGGTTCTGAGCTTTATAATTATTTTAAAAAACTTTCTGAAGGAAAATTAAAAGTAGTTATGAAACCTCAATACATAGATGAAGCTCCAAAGAATATTATAGGTAGTGTTGGTGAAATATTAAAACGCATAGATGAAAGAGGAGTTTTAAAAGAAGTTTGTGAAAAACTTTCACTTAATTCAATTATGGATAGAGATATTCATGCATTAAGTGGAGGTGAATTACAAAGAGTTGCCATAGCTGCAGCAGCTCTTAGAGATGCTGATGTTTATATATTTGATGAACCATCAAGTTATCTTGATATATATCAAAGATTAAGAATGGCTTCTCTTTTAAGAGATCTTGCAAAAGAATCTAAATATGTATTAGTAGCTGAACATGATTTAGCAGTTTTAGATTATTTATCTGATTATGTATGTATATATTATGGTAAACCAGGAGTTTATGGAATAGTTTCAAAACCTCATGGAGTTAGAGTTGGTATAAATTTATATATAAATGGTTATATACCAGATGAAAATATAAGATTTAGACCTTATGAAATAAAATTTAATCTTTCTCCTATACCAAGAGAATGGAAAAGTGAGGATTTATTATTAAGATGGCCTTCTTTTAAAGTTAATATTGAAAATTTTGAATTAATTGCAATGCCAGGATTAATACATAAAGGAGAAGTTGTAGGAGTTGTAGGTCCAAATGGTATTGGTAAAACTACTTTTGTTAAAACTATTGCAGGATTAATTGAACCAAAAGAAGGTTATATTGAAAAATTTGGAATAAATATAAGCTATAAACCTCAATATGTTTTTCCAAATACTGATAAAACTATAAAAGAATTAATAAATTCAGAATTATTAAATGATCAATGGTTTAAAGAAGAAATTCTCCTTCCTTTAGAAATAGAACCTCTTCTTGAAAGAAGAGTTAATACTTTAAGTGGAGGTGAATTACAAAGAGTTTCAGTAGCTTTATGCTTATCTAAAGATGCAAAATTATTTCTTTTAGATGAACCTACAGCTCATTTAGATGTAGAACATAGACTTGCTGTAGCAAGATGTATAAAAAGAGTTGTAGAGAAAAAAAGAGCTGCAGCTCTCGTAGTTGAACATGATGTAGTTGCCATTGATCTTATGGCAGATAGTATTATGGTATTTACAGGAAATCCTGGAAAAATTGGTTATGCTAATCCTCCTACTACATTAAGAAAAGGTATGAATCAATTTCTTAAAGAAGTAGATATAACTTTTAGAAGAGATCCAGATACTGGAAGACCAAGAGTAAATAAAAAAGGATCTTGGCTTGATAGATATCAAAAAGAAATTAATGAATATTATTATATTCAAATTCAAGAAGTTGAAAATTTAAATAGTGGTTCTTAA
- a CDS encoding DNA-directed RNA polymerase subunit M, whose translation MEFCQNCGKLLMPVKKNDKVILKCKSCGFEKDLEKSESYKIVQQVEEGKRRKMLIVEEPVKIKRKEEEKELMAEYYKVFLESYEEETEETED comes from the coding sequence TTGGAGTTTTGTCAAAATTGTGGAAAATTATTAATGCCAGTGAAAAAAAATGACAAAGTTATTCTTAAGTGTAAATCATGTGGTTTTGAAAAAGATTTAGAAAAAAGTGAAAGTTATAAAATAGTTCAACAAGTTGAAGAAGGAAAAAGAAGAAAAATGTTAATTGTTGAAGAACCAGTGAAAATTAAGAGAAAAGAAGAAGAAAAAGAACTCATGGCTGAATATTATAAAGTATTTCTTGAGAGTTATGAAGAAGAAACTGAAGAAACTGAAGATTAG
- a CDS encoding THUMP domain-containing protein, translating into MKEFNIILTSRRGNENQCSKEFIILAKKIGYEVDIDRTKFSGVLLCKIEGDPIEFVRKARKIIEEDPWRFRYIQRIIPIQWILDFNSLKERAKSIEIPEGCSFKVVVNKRGSEISSKEIIETIASFINRKVDLENPDYIIQIEIIENYIGMSIIKKEDIISIPKIQEEILSK; encoded by the coding sequence TTGAAGGAATTTAATATAATATTAACTAGTAGAAGAGGAAATGAAAATCAATGTTCAAAAGAATTTATAATTTTAGCTAAAAAAATTGGTTATGAAGTTGATATTGATAGAACAAAATTCTCTGGAGTTTTATTATGTAAAATAGAAGGCGATCCTATAGAATTTGTAAGAAAAGCTAGGAAAATAATTGAAGAAGATCCTTGGAGATTTAGATATATTCAAAGAATTATTCCTATTCAATGGATATTAGATTTTAATTCTTTAAAAGAAAGAGCAAAATCTATTGAAATTCCTGAAGGATGTTCATTTAAAGTAGTAGTTAATAAAAGAGGAAGTGAAATTAGTAGTAAAGAAATTATTGAAACAATAGCTTCATTTATAAATAGAAAAGTTGATTTAGAAAATCCAGATTATATTATACAAATTGAAATTATAGAAAATTATATAGGAATGTCAATAATAAAAAAAGAAGACATAATTTCTATTCCAAAAATACAAGAAGAAATATTATCTAAATAA
- the cgi121 gene encoding KEOPS complex subunit Cgi121, which translates to MYSDCYEGINFFIIPIRLRDPNSILKLISNNVQLLNANLIAGYEHILTSLKFAIRSWKKNKNIAKSLVMEVLLYASATRQIKDAINKIGINQNLKECIVLIINDKSIINELLKYGEEDESLIKITKEKIKKLMEAFNIKELEFSIAKSIYEKEEIAIQSLVLEKIALSELFR; encoded by the coding sequence ATGTATAGTGATTGTTATGAAGGAATTAATTTCTTCATTATTCCTATTAGATTAAGAGATCCTAATTCTATTTTAAAATTAATATCGAATAATGTTCAATTATTAAATGCTAATCTTATAGCAGGATATGAACATATTTTAACTTCTTTAAAATTTGCTATTAGATCATGGAAAAAAAATAAAAATATTGCAAAATCCTTAGTTATGGAAGTTCTTTTATATGCTTCTGCTACAAGACAAATAAAAGATGCTATAAATAAAATAGGAATAAATCAAAATTTAAAAGAATGTATAGTTTTAATAATAAATGATAAATCTATTATAAATGAATTATTAAAATATGGTGAAGAAGATGAATCATTAATAAAAATAACTAAAGAAAAAATTAAAAAATTAATGGAAGCTTTTAATATAAAAGAATTAGAATTTTCTATTGCAAAATCAATTTATGAAAAAGAAGAAATTGCTATTCAATCTTTAGTTTTAGAAAAAATTGCTCTTTCTGAATTATTTAGATAA
- a CDS encoding phosphoribosyltransferase yields the protein MKIITLNWRDIQFLTLNLAHKIIESNFIPDIIVGVARGGWVTARLLSDLLNVKNLASMKIEFYKSIGKRNGKPVITQPISESPYGKSVLIVDDVADTGESLLLAKNHVDSMGAKEIKLATLHMKPWSKIAPDFYVELTDAWIIYPWEFRESIEYLTEILKDEEKLLSIGIPKEYMEFLKKR from the coding sequence ATGAAAATTATAACTTTAAATTGGAGAGATATACAATTTTTAACATTAAATCTTGCACATAAGATTATTGAAAGTAATTTTATTCCTGATATTATTGTTGGTGTAGCAAGAGGTGGATGGGTAACTGCTCGTCTTTTATCTGATCTTTTAAATGTAAAAAATTTAGCTTCAATGAAAATAGAATTTTATAAAAGTATAGGAAAGAGAAATGGAAAACCAGTTATAACTCAACCAATATCAGAATCTCCTTATGGAAAATCTGTTCTTATTGTTGATGATGTTGCAGATACTGGTGAGAGTTTATTACTTGCTAAAAATCATGTTGATTCAATGGGGGCAAAGGAAATAAAACTTGCTACACTTCATATGAAGCCATGGTCTAAAATAGCTCCAGATTTTTATGTTGAATTAACTGATGCTTGGATTATTTATCCTTGGGAATTTAGAGAAAGTATAGAATATTTAACTGAAATTTTAAAAGATGAAGAAAAACTTCTTTCCATAGGCATACCTAAGGAATATATGGAATTTTTAAAGAAAAGGTGA
- a CDS encoding ParB N-terminal domain-containing protein — MKISLIPIEEIKPHEEYDSILLSKIIDSIKKEGIIKDPIAIADKSFVILDGTHRYFALKELGCKYMPSVLYNYKSQKLKIACWYRCLTKIPSMDIISNAKSTDRETALNMLKLREASLAIIFNESSYVFDWNGIYNAYRLLDSLTEKYKDYGIYYAKDNEAFQLLESGMVKVILAVPSITKDEVINAAKQNNPFPKKSTRHILPYRVLGLNIPINWLMEELEIASKKLEILLKNGRFNISKNEEELYIFESKTSFR; from the coding sequence ATGAAAATTTCACTTATTCCAATTGAAGAAATAAAACCACATGAAGAATATGATTCTATTTTATTATCAAAAATTATTGATTCAATTAAAAAAGAAGGAATTATTAAAGATCCAATAGCAATAGCAGACAAGTCTTTTGTAATATTAGATGGTACTCATAGATATTTTGCACTTAAAGAATTAGGTTGTAAATATATGCCTTCTGTACTTTACAATTATAAATCTCAAAAATTAAAAATAGCTTGTTGGTATCGTTGTTTAACTAAAATTCCTTCTATGGATATTATATCAAATGCTAAATCTACTGATAGAGAAACTGCACTTAATATGTTAAAATTAAGAGAAGCTTCACTTGCTATAATTTTTAATGAATCTTCTTATGTATTTGATTGGAATGGTATTTATAATGCATATAGATTACTTGATTCATTAACTGAAAAATATAAAGATTATGGAATATATTATGCAAAAGATAATGAAGCTTTTCAACTTTTAGAATCTGGAATGGTAAAAGTTATTTTAGCAGTACCATCAATAACTAAAGATGAAGTAATTAATGCTGCTAAACAAAATAATCCATTTCCTAAGAAATCTACTCGTCATATTCTTCCATATAGAGTTTTAGGTTTAAATATTCCAATAAATTGGTTAATGGAAGAATTAGAAATTGCATCTAAGAAATTAGAAATATTACTTAAAAATGGAAGATTCAATATTAGTAAAAATGAGGAAGAACTTTATATTTTTGAATCTAAAACCTCTTTTAGGTGA
- a CDS encoding 30S ribosomal protein S17e, which produces MGKVRISKVKIIATKLIEEFPNMFTTDFENNKKLVYQYSTIRSKHLGNRVAGYITRIMASKKKREAAIAAQEAEKAAS; this is translated from the coding sequence ATGGGCAAAGTTAGAATTAGTAAAGTTAAGATAATTGCTACAAAATTAATAGAAGAATTTCCAAATATGTTTACAACAGATTTTGAAAATAATAAAAAATTAGTATATCAATATTCAACAATAAGAAGTAAACATTTAGGAAATAGAGTTGCAGGATATATAACTAGAATCATGGCTTCTAAAAAGAAAAGAGAAGCAGCAATTGCAGCTCAAGAAGCTGAAAAAGCGGCATCTTAA
- a CDS encoding histone family protein, which yields MPDIAFSAIDRIMRKAGAERVSEDGVEALRDVIETLALEISREAIALARHAGRKTVNAEDVKLASRKLLALTKLGI from the coding sequence ATGCCAGATATTGCTTTTTCTGCTATTGATAGAATTATGAGAAAAGCTGGAGCTGAAAGAGTAAGTGAAGATGGAGTTGAAGCTCTTAGAGATGTTATAGAAACTTTAGCATTAGAAATTTCAAGAGAAGCCATAGCTTTAGCAAGACATGCAGGAAGAAAAACTGTAAATGCTGAAGATGTGAAATTAGCAAGTAGAAAACTTCTTGCATTAACAAAACTTGGAATTTAA
- the thsB gene encoding thermosome subunit beta — protein sequence MVAAQIGSVPVLILKEGTQRTHGREAQRVNIMAALAIAEAVKTTLGPKGMDKMLVDTLGDVTITNDGATILGEIEVQHPAAKIMVEVSKTQDEEVGDGTTSSVVLAGELLKRAEELIEKNIHPTLIIQGYKKAAEKAIETLSKIAISVNIDDDETLRKIAFTAMNSKASAGIPEIFADMVVKAMKQIAEKRGDKYIADIDYVQIVKKQGGSVTDSMLVYGVIVDKEIVHPGMPKKVTDAKIALIDAPLEIEKTEIDAEIRISDPSQMKAFIEEEGRMLREMVNKIKSVGANVVFCQKGIDDLAQHYLAKEGIVALRRVKKSDMEKLAKATGARIVTNLDDLTPADLGYAKLVEERRFGEDKLTFVEGCKNPRAVSILIRGGLQRVVDEAERTLHDALCAVSDVIEDGKIVAGGGAPEMEAAKVLKEYAASVGGREQLAIEAFADSLEVIPRTLAENAGLDPIDIIVELRSRHEKGEIWAGVDVVEGKVVNMLEKGVVEPLVVKTQMIKSAVEAASMILRIDDVIAAAKTSTPSKAPETKPEETSETD from the coding sequence ATGGTAGCTGCTCAAATTGGTAGTGTTCCAGTTTTAATATTAAAAGAAGGTACTCAAAGAACTCATGGAAGAGAAGCTCAAAGAGTAAACATAATGGCTGCATTAGCAATTGCTGAAGCAGTAAAAACAACACTAGGACCAAAAGGAATGGATAAAATGCTTGTAGATACACTTGGTGATGTTACTATAACAAATGATGGTGCTACTATACTTGGAGAAATAGAAGTTCAACATCCTGCTGCAAAAATTATGGTAGAAGTTTCAAAAACACAAGATGAAGAAGTTGGAGATGGAACAACTTCTTCAGTAGTATTAGCAGGAGAATTACTTAAAAGAGCTGAGGAACTTATAGAGAAAAATATTCATCCAACATTAATAATACAAGGTTATAAAAAAGCTGCTGAAAAAGCTATTGAAACACTTTCAAAAATTGCTATTTCAGTTAATATAGACGATGATGAAACATTAAGGAAAATTGCTTTTACAGCAATGAATAGTAAAGCTTCAGCAGGAATTCCTGAAATATTTGCAGATATGGTAGTAAAAGCAATGAAACAAATTGCTGAAAAACGTGGAGATAAGTACATTGCTGATATTGATTATGTACAAATAGTAAAGAAACAAGGAGGAAGTGTAACTGATAGTATGCTAGTATATGGAGTTATTGTAGATAAAGAAATAGTTCATCCAGGAATGCCAAAGAAAGTCACTGATGCTAAAATTGCATTAATTGATGCACCACTTGAAATTGAGAAAACTGAAATTGATGCAGAAATTAGAATCTCTGATCCTTCACAAATGAAAGCCTTTATTGAAGAAGAAGGGAGAATGCTTAGAGAAATGGTTAATAAAATAAAGAGTGTAGGAGCTAATGTTGTATTTTGTCAAAAAGGAATTGATGATTTAGCTCAACATTACTTAGCTAAAGAAGGAATTGTTGCTCTTAGGAGAGTAAAGAAATCAGATATGGAGAAATTAGCAAAAGCTACTGGAGCTAGAATTGTAACAAATCTTGATGACTTAACACCAGCAGATCTTGGTTATGCAAAACTTGTTGAAGAAAGAAGATTTGGAGAAGATAAATTAACTTTTGTTGAAGGTTGTAAAAATCCAAGAGCTGTAAGTATACTAATTAGAGGAGGATTACAAAGAGTAGTTGATGAAGCTGAGAGAACTTTACATGATGCATTATGTGCAGTCTCTGATGTAATTGAAGATGGAAAAATTGTTGCTGGAGGAGGAGCTCCAGAAATGGAAGCTGCTAAAGTATTAAAAGAATATGCTGCAAGTGTTGGTGGAAGAGAGCAATTAGCAATAGAAGCTTTTGCAGATAGCTTAGAAGTAATTCCAAGAACATTAGCAGAAAATGCTGGATTAGATCCAATTGATATTATTGTTGAATTAAGATCTCGTCATGAAAAAGGAGAAATCTGGGCTGGTGTTGACGTGGTAGAAGGAAAAGTAGTGAATATGCTTGAAAAAGGTGTTGTAGAACCATTAGTAGTAAAAACTCAAATGATTAAATCTGCAGTAGAAGCTGCTTCAATGATATTAAGAATAGACGATGTCATTGCAGCTGCCAAGACTTCAACTCCATCAAAAGCTCCTGAGACAAAGCCAGAAGAAACTAGTGAAACTGATTAA
- a CDS encoding adenylate kinase family protein, with protein sequence MTGTPGVGKTTIAKILSNRLGLKLIELNKFVKDINAIIGLDEKREAEIIDERKVRKELLKILSKNSGYIIEGHWGEIVPKKYVDYVIVIRAHPLVLMERLRKKGYNEEKIKENVQAELLDYCLIKAVEVFGEEKVFEYDNTKEDIEESVNNIIKIIKEGIGLKPGSINWISKLEEEGKLREIL encoded by the coding sequence ATAACTGGAACGCCTGGTGTAGGAAAAACAACTATTGCTAAAATTCTTTCTAATAGACTTGGATTAAAATTAATAGAATTAAATAAATTTGTAAAAGATATTAATGCTATTATTGGATTAGATGAAAAAAGAGAAGCTGAAATAATAGATGAAAGAAAAGTTAGAAAAGAATTGTTAAAAATTTTAAGTAAAAATAGTGGATATATAATTGAAGGACATTGGGGAGAAATTGTACCAAAAAAATATGTAGATTATGTAATAGTAATAAGAGCACATCCATTAGTTTTAATGGAAAGATTAAGAAAAAAAGGATATAATGAAGAAAAAATTAAGGAAAATGTACAAGCTGAATTATTAGATTATTGTTTAATAAAAGCTGTGGAAGTTTTTGGTGAAGAAAAAGTCTTTGAATATGATAATACTAAAGAAGATATTGAAGAAAGTGTTAATAATATTATAAAAATAATTAAAGAAGGAATAGGACTTAAACCAGGAAGTATTAATTGGATAAGTAAACTTGAAGAAGAGGGAAAATTAAGAGAAATTCTTTAA
- a CDS encoding Lsm family RNA-binding protein — protein sequence MSTMSTKRYISELNNFIDRIVKVITMRGTVYEGKLIGLDFSNLNICLSDVLIEGEKYPRVVINGNAISEIILKEKPFDLKGLSDRLSKLFPNMVKYYEDAGFIMVMDRIKVTAEGVEGSGPMYERVKKVYDQYVIEQKSA from the coding sequence ATGTCAACTATGAGTACAAAAAGATACATTAGTGAATTAAATAATTTCATTGATAGAATTGTTAAAGTTATAACCATGAGAGGTACAGTATATGAAGGAAAATTAATTGGATTAGATTTTTCAAATCTTAATATATGTCTCAGTGATGTATTAATTGAAGGAGAGAAATATCCAAGAGTTGTAATAAATGGAAATGCTATATCAGAAATTATATTAAAAGAAAAGCCATTTGATTTAAAAGGACTTTCTGATAGATTATCAAAACTATTTCCAAATATGGTTAAATATTATGAAGATGCTGGATTTATAATGGTAATGGATAGAATAAAAGTCACTGCTGAAGGTGTTGAAGGATCAGGACCAATGTATGAAAGAGTTAAAAAAGTTTATGATCAATATGTCATAGAACAAAAGAGTGCATAA